From Mustela nigripes isolate SB6536 chromosome 13, MUSNIG.SB6536, whole genome shotgun sequence, one genomic window encodes:
- the SLC24A1 gene encoding sodium/potassium/calcium exchanger 1 isoform X2, producing the protein MGKLIRMGTRERRFLRPKRLHWSRLLFLLGTLIIGSIYQHLRSSQGLPSLWAAVSSQYPVKLASRDLSNNDMMMVSSDPPRASSEMAGDTLVPQATVDRGEETPGITMENTPYPPRRTANTTPTTLKNNYNLTAADTERMEEDTTTTPSTVLNHYTPTSSRPTVKNHTSATPPSREMQSYHPTQAGRKVKKYTPSPLGRIVGNYSPFPLMTMTKSHGITPRTTVKDSEAMTTTKILKTNSTKRMVEETTPTTLKGEIHTTPTFLVNDIETNILTSPRSMTEENILTTTRRVDNNRSTKPRGLARKNKLTPPLETVLEDTTVISEGQVTIRTTTGSSPTETKASTATWSISNPLSRTSTSTTGISSTTFWGLAKRLSTAPRPSASSEARANPTIQVHHCVVVEPAPVVPPATSPSLTTAMIPEVPSSSPSALPPGWPDLHTKGEYPPDLFSIEQRQQGWVVLHIFGMMYVFVALAIVCDEYFVPALGVITDKLQISDDVAGATFMAAGGSAPELFTSLIGVFISHSNVGIGTIVGSAVFNILFVIGTCALFSREILNLTWWPLFRDVSFYILDLIMLIIFFLDSLIAWWESLLLLLGYAFYVFTMKWNKQVEVWVKEQLSRRPVAKVMALGDLSKLPAVLPAVLTRERSLASLHNSTIRSPIFQLMLHSLDPLGEARHSKDKEEESLSKQAKAKPHAKAENKPEEEEPAQLPGAMVTAPAPEVKGDQEEDPGGQEGEVAEAESTGEVTGEDAEAPGRGENGQQGGGETQLEGEGEIEAEGESEHEGEIEEGKCANECDPGGELQAEGEAVDDGGGELQAEDGEMKADEGENEEQELNAERKSEAKSDEKDRDAEGGGEGHGSEDEKEEEEEEEEEEEDEEEEEEEEEEEEEEEEEDEEANEEPLSLEWPETRKKQAIYLFLLPIVFPLWLTVPDVRRLESKKFFVLTFLGSVVWIAMFSYLMVWWAHQVGETVGISEEIMGLTILAAGTSIPDLITSVIVARKGLGDMAVSSSVGSNIFDITVGLPAPWLLFSLINGLQPVPVSSNGLFCAIVLLFLMLLFVISSIASCKWRMNKILGFTMFLLYFIFLIISVMLEDRIISCPVSV; encoded by the exons ATGGGGAAATTGATCAGAATGGGAACACGGGAGAGGCGGTTTCTCCGGCCAAAACGGCTTCATTGGAGTCGCCTCCTCTTCCTGTTGGGAACGTTGATCATCGGTTCCATCTACCAGCACCTGAGGAGCTCCCAGGGCCTCCCCTCATTGTGGGCAGCAGTGTCTTCCCAATACCCTGTAAAACTGGCCAGCCGTGACCTCTCTAACAATGATATGATGATGGTGAGCAGTGACCCTCCAAGAGCTAGCTCTGAAATGGCAGGTGATACATTGGTGCCCCAAGCTACAGTTGACAGGGGTGAAGAAACACCTGGCATAACAATGGAGAATACTCCCTATCCACCCAGAAGGACAGCCAACACCACTCCAACAACACTCAAGAATAACTATAACCTAACAGCAGCAGACACAGAAAGAATGGAGGAAGACACCACAACCACACCCAGCACAGTACTGAATCACTACACCCCAACTTCAAGCAGACCAACAGTAAAGAATCATACCTCAGCAACACCACCCAGCAGAGAAATGCAGAGCTACCACCCAACTCAGGCTGGGAGAAAGGTGAAGAAATACACCCCATCTCCACTTGGTAGAATAGTAGGCAATTATTCCCCATTCCCACTCATGACAATGACAAAGAGCCATGGGATCACCCCCAGAACAACAGTGAAAGACAGTGAAGCTATGACAACCACCAAAATATTGAAGACCAACTCTACTAAGAGAATGGTAGAGGAAACCACCCCAACTACTCTCAAGGGAGAAATTCATACAACCCCAACTTTCCTGGTAAATGACATAGAAACAAACATCTTGACTTCTCCAAGGAGTATGACAGAAGAGAACATCCTGACTACCACCAGAAGAGTGGACAATAATAGATCAACCAAGCCCCGGGGGTTAGCAAGAAAGAACAAGCTGACACCTCCTCTGGAAACGGTCCTGGAGGACACCACAGTCATCTCTGAGGGGCAAGTGACAATACGCACCACAACAGGCAGTAGCCCAACAGAAACCAAAGCCTCTACCGCTACCTGGAGTATTAGTAATCCGTTGTCTAGAACCAGTACATCGACCACTGGAATTTCTTCCACCACCTTCTGGGGGCTGGCAAAGAGACTTTCCACGGCACCAAGGCCCTCAGCATCCTCCGAGGCCAGGGCAAATCCAACCATCCAGGTCCATCACTGTGTGGTTGTGGAGCCAGCCCCAGTGGTgccccctgccacctcccccagcctGACAACAGCTATGATCCCAGAGGTGCCCAGTTCCAGTCCCTCAGCACTGCCTCCTGGCTGGCCAGACCTTCACACCAAGGGAGAGTACCCCCCAGACTTGTTCAGCATAGAGCAGCGGCAACAGGGCTGGGTGGTCCTGCACATCTTTGGCATGATGTACGTGTTTGTGGCCTTGGCCATTGTGTGCGATGAGTACTTTGTCCCAGCCCTGGGTGTCATCACAGATAAACTACAGATCTCTGATGATGTGGCGGGTGCCACCTTCATGGCTGCTGGAGGCTCTGCCCCTGAGCTCTTCACCTCCCTCATTGGCGTCTTCATCTCCCACAGCAACGTGGGCATTGGTACCATCGTGGGCTCTGCTGTGTTCAACATCCTCTTTGTCATTGGCACCTGTGCCCTCTTCTCCCGGGAGATCCTCAATCTCACATGGTGGCCCTTATTCCGTGATGTCTCTTTCTACATCCTTGACCTGATAATGCTCATTATCTTCTTCCTGGACAGCCTCATTGCCTGGTGGGAAAGCCTGCTGCTGCTGTTGGGCTATGCTTTCTATGTGTTCACCATGAAGTGGAATAAGCAGGTCGAGGTCTGGGTGAAGGAGCAGCTCAGCAGGAGGCCAGTGGCCAAGGTCATGGCCCTAGGGGACCTCAGCAAG CTCCCGGCAGTGCTCCCAGCAGTGCTGACACGAGAGAGGAGCTTGGCCTCTCTGCACAACAGTACCATCCGCAGCCCCATCTTCCAGCTCATGCTCCACAGCCTGGACCCTCTGGGAGAAG CCCGCCACTCCAaggacaaggaggaggagagCTTGAGTAAGCAGGCCAAAGCCAAGCCTCATGCTAAAGCAGAGAACAAACCAGAAG aggAGGAGCCAGCCCAGCTTCCTGGGGCCATGGTCACAGCCCCTGCTCCAGAAGTCAAGGGAGATCAGGAGGAGGATCCCGGTGGTCAG GAAGGAGAGGTGGCTGAGGCTGAGAGCACAGGTGAAGTGACAGGTGAAGACGCTGAAGCTCCTGGTAGAGGTGAAAATGGACAACAAGGCGGAGGTGAAACTCAACTGGAAGGTGAAGGtgaaattgaagcagaaggagaaagtgaaCATGAAGGTGAAATCGAAGAAGGAAAATGTGCTAATGAATGTGATCCTGGAGGTGAactccaggcagaaggagaagcagttgATGACGGTGGAGGTGAACTCCAGGCAGAAGATGGTGAAATGAAAGCTGATGAGGGTGAAAATGAGGAGCAGGAACTCAATGCTGAACGTAAAAGTGAAGCCAAAAGTGATGAGAAAGATAGAGATGctgaagggggaggagaaggacaTGGAAGTGAAgatgaaaaggaggaagaagaggaggaagaggaggaagaggaagatgaggaggaggaggaggaggaagaggaggaggaggaggaggaagaggaggaagacgaGGAGGCAAATGAGGAGCCTTTGTCCCTGGAGTGGCCCGAGACGAGGAAGAAGCAGGCCATTTACCTGTTCCTTCTGCCCATTGTGTTCCCACTGTGGCTGACAGTGCCCGACGTCCGGAGGCTG GAGTCTAAGAAGTTTTTTGTTCTTACCTTCCTGGGATCTGTCGTGTGGATTGCCATGTTCTCATACCTCATGGTATGGTGGGCTCACCAG GTTGGTGAAACAGTAGGGATTTCTGAAGAGATAATGGGTTTGACGATCCTAGCAGCAGGCACTTCCATTCCTGATCTCATCACCAGTGTGATTGTCGCTCGGAAAGGCCTGGGAGACATGGCCGTGTCAAGCTCTGTGGGCAGTAACATATTTGATATCACCGTGGG TCTGCCTGCCCCTTGGTTGCTCTTCTCTCTCATCAATGGATTACAGCCTGTTCCAGTCAGCAGCAATGGCTTGTTTTGTGcaattgttttgcttttcctcatGCTCTTGTTTGTGATCTCTTCAATTGCCTCATGCAAATGGAGAATGAACAAGATCCTGGGCTTCACGATGTT
- the SLC24A1 gene encoding sodium/potassium/calcium exchanger 1 isoform X5 produces the protein MGKLIRMGTRERRFLRPKRLHWSRLLFLLGTLIIGSIYQHLRSSQGLPSLWAAVSSQYPVKLASRDLSNNDMMMVSSDPPRASSEMAGDTLVPQATVDRGEETPGITMENTPYPPRRTANTTPTTLKNNYNLTAADTERMEEDTTTTPSTVLNHYTPTSSRPTVKNHTSATPPSREMQSYHPTQAGRKVKKYTPSPLGRIVGNYSPFPLMTMTKSHGITPRTTVKDSEAMTTTKILKTNSTKRMVEETTPTTLKGEIHTTPTFLVNDIETNILTSPRSMTEENILTTTRRVDNNRSTKPRGLARKNKLTPPLETVLEDTTVISEGQVTIRTTTGSSPTETKASTATWSISNPLSRTSTSTTGISSTTFWGLAKRLSTAPRPSASSEARANPTIQVHHCVVVEPAPVVPPATSPSLTTAMIPEVPSSSPSALPPGWPDLHTKGEYPPDLFSIEQRQQGWVVLHIFGMMYVFVALAIVCDEYFVPALGVITDKLQISDDVAGATFMAAGGSAPELFTSLIGVFISHSNVGIGTIVGSAVFNILFVIGTCALFSREILNLTWWPLFRDVSFYILDLIMLIIFFLDSLIAWWESLLLLLGYAFYVFTMKWNKQVEVWVKEQLSRRPVAKVMALGDLSKEGEVAEAESTGEVTGEDAEAPGRGENGQQGGGETQLEGEGEIEAEGESEHEGEIEEGKCANECDPGGELQAEGEAVDDGGGELQAEDGEMKADEGENEEQELNAERKSEAKSDEKDRDAEGGGEGHGSEDEKEEEEEEEEEEEDEEEEEEEEEEEEEEEEEDEEANEEPLSLEWPETRKKQAIYLFLLPIVFPLWLTVPDVRRLESKKFFVLTFLGSVVWIAMFSYLMVWWAHQVGETVGISEEIMGLTILAAGTSIPDLITSVIVARKGLGDMAVSSSVGSNIFDITVGLPAPWLLFSLINGLQPVPVSSNGLFCAIVLLFLMLLFVISSIASCKWRMNKILGFTMFLLYFIFLIISVMLEDRIISCPVSV, from the exons ATGGGGAAATTGATCAGAATGGGAACACGGGAGAGGCGGTTTCTCCGGCCAAAACGGCTTCATTGGAGTCGCCTCCTCTTCCTGTTGGGAACGTTGATCATCGGTTCCATCTACCAGCACCTGAGGAGCTCCCAGGGCCTCCCCTCATTGTGGGCAGCAGTGTCTTCCCAATACCCTGTAAAACTGGCCAGCCGTGACCTCTCTAACAATGATATGATGATGGTGAGCAGTGACCCTCCAAGAGCTAGCTCTGAAATGGCAGGTGATACATTGGTGCCCCAAGCTACAGTTGACAGGGGTGAAGAAACACCTGGCATAACAATGGAGAATACTCCCTATCCACCCAGAAGGACAGCCAACACCACTCCAACAACACTCAAGAATAACTATAACCTAACAGCAGCAGACACAGAAAGAATGGAGGAAGACACCACAACCACACCCAGCACAGTACTGAATCACTACACCCCAACTTCAAGCAGACCAACAGTAAAGAATCATACCTCAGCAACACCACCCAGCAGAGAAATGCAGAGCTACCACCCAACTCAGGCTGGGAGAAAGGTGAAGAAATACACCCCATCTCCACTTGGTAGAATAGTAGGCAATTATTCCCCATTCCCACTCATGACAATGACAAAGAGCCATGGGATCACCCCCAGAACAACAGTGAAAGACAGTGAAGCTATGACAACCACCAAAATATTGAAGACCAACTCTACTAAGAGAATGGTAGAGGAAACCACCCCAACTACTCTCAAGGGAGAAATTCATACAACCCCAACTTTCCTGGTAAATGACATAGAAACAAACATCTTGACTTCTCCAAGGAGTATGACAGAAGAGAACATCCTGACTACCACCAGAAGAGTGGACAATAATAGATCAACCAAGCCCCGGGGGTTAGCAAGAAAGAACAAGCTGACACCTCCTCTGGAAACGGTCCTGGAGGACACCACAGTCATCTCTGAGGGGCAAGTGACAATACGCACCACAACAGGCAGTAGCCCAACAGAAACCAAAGCCTCTACCGCTACCTGGAGTATTAGTAATCCGTTGTCTAGAACCAGTACATCGACCACTGGAATTTCTTCCACCACCTTCTGGGGGCTGGCAAAGAGACTTTCCACGGCACCAAGGCCCTCAGCATCCTCCGAGGCCAGGGCAAATCCAACCATCCAGGTCCATCACTGTGTGGTTGTGGAGCCAGCCCCAGTGGTgccccctgccacctcccccagcctGACAACAGCTATGATCCCAGAGGTGCCCAGTTCCAGTCCCTCAGCACTGCCTCCTGGCTGGCCAGACCTTCACACCAAGGGAGAGTACCCCCCAGACTTGTTCAGCATAGAGCAGCGGCAACAGGGCTGGGTGGTCCTGCACATCTTTGGCATGATGTACGTGTTTGTGGCCTTGGCCATTGTGTGCGATGAGTACTTTGTCCCAGCCCTGGGTGTCATCACAGATAAACTACAGATCTCTGATGATGTGGCGGGTGCCACCTTCATGGCTGCTGGAGGCTCTGCCCCTGAGCTCTTCACCTCCCTCATTGGCGTCTTCATCTCCCACAGCAACGTGGGCATTGGTACCATCGTGGGCTCTGCTGTGTTCAACATCCTCTTTGTCATTGGCACCTGTGCCCTCTTCTCCCGGGAGATCCTCAATCTCACATGGTGGCCCTTATTCCGTGATGTCTCTTTCTACATCCTTGACCTGATAATGCTCATTATCTTCTTCCTGGACAGCCTCATTGCCTGGTGGGAAAGCCTGCTGCTGCTGTTGGGCTATGCTTTCTATGTGTTCACCATGAAGTGGAATAAGCAGGTCGAGGTCTGGGTGAAGGAGCAGCTCAGCAGGAGGCCAGTGGCCAAGGTCATGGCCCTAGGGGACCTCAGCAAG GAAGGAGAGGTGGCTGAGGCTGAGAGCACAGGTGAAGTGACAGGTGAAGACGCTGAAGCTCCTGGTAGAGGTGAAAATGGACAACAAGGCGGAGGTGAAACTCAACTGGAAGGTGAAGGtgaaattgaagcagaaggagaaagtgaaCATGAAGGTGAAATCGAAGAAGGAAAATGTGCTAATGAATGTGATCCTGGAGGTGAactccaggcagaaggagaagcagttgATGACGGTGGAGGTGAACTCCAGGCAGAAGATGGTGAAATGAAAGCTGATGAGGGTGAAAATGAGGAGCAGGAACTCAATGCTGAACGTAAAAGTGAAGCCAAAAGTGATGAGAAAGATAGAGATGctgaagggggaggagaaggacaTGGAAGTGAAgatgaaaaggaggaagaagaggaggaagaggaggaagaggaagatgaggaggaggaggaggaggaagaggaggaggaggaggaggaagaggaggaagacgaGGAGGCAAATGAGGAGCCTTTGTCCCTGGAGTGGCCCGAGACGAGGAAGAAGCAGGCCATTTACCTGTTCCTTCTGCCCATTGTGTTCCCACTGTGGCTGACAGTGCCCGACGTCCGGAGGCTG GAGTCTAAGAAGTTTTTTGTTCTTACCTTCCTGGGATCTGTCGTGTGGATTGCCATGTTCTCATACCTCATGGTATGGTGGGCTCACCAG GTTGGTGAAACAGTAGGGATTTCTGAAGAGATAATGGGTTTGACGATCCTAGCAGCAGGCACTTCCATTCCTGATCTCATCACCAGTGTGATTGTCGCTCGGAAAGGCCTGGGAGACATGGCCGTGTCAAGCTCTGTGGGCAGTAACATATTTGATATCACCGTGGG TCTGCCTGCCCCTTGGTTGCTCTTCTCTCTCATCAATGGATTACAGCCTGTTCCAGTCAGCAGCAATGGCTTGTTTTGTGcaattgttttgcttttcctcatGCTCTTGTTTGTGATCTCTTCAATTGCCTCATGCAAATGGAGAATGAACAAGATCCTGGGCTTCACGATGTT